A single genomic interval of Litoreibacter ponti harbors:
- a CDS encoding type IV secretion system protein: MGVVTWMVETTDNFLNDAAQTTFGNVAGQLGGVIAVASTLAVIGVFLNMVFQYKSMDGRTAFWFSLKLMLISLFAMNWVQFNAVASALINGLDQLAGGMVAGLGGGGAGASYFAEAFDDLIEEFGDYLNAAGDNMHWMAGALIGAIGAFLLGVIGALCGLVLIFAKIMLAFMIGIAPIMIALSLFDVSKDYFHRWLSSTVSYALYPLVIAGVFSTVVGMSRSLMTELGDPSGASNIGALVPFFMMIFLAGGMIIATPLIVRSISGNFMMVGPPSIPGPGGFAKGLIGTKGSRARARFGTRSNAEIAGAGIRQAGGAGVSMVQRVAERTKRLV, encoded by the coding sequence ATGGGCGTCGTCACTTGGATGGTTGAGACAACCGACAACTTTCTGAACGACGCAGCCCAAACCACATTTGGCAACGTCGCCGGTCAGCTGGGCGGTGTCATTGCCGTGGCCTCGACGCTCGCCGTGATCGGCGTCTTCCTCAACATGGTGTTTCAGTACAAATCCATGGATGGGCGGACCGCGTTCTGGTTCTCCCTGAAGCTCATGCTGATCTCCCTCTTTGCGATGAACTGGGTCCAATTCAACGCAGTAGCCAGTGCCCTCATCAACGGACTCGACCAGCTCGCGGGCGGCATGGTGGCAGGACTTGGCGGCGGCGGCGCAGGTGCATCTTACTTTGCCGAGGCCTTCGACGATCTCATCGAGGAATTTGGCGACTACCTGAACGCCGCCGGAGACAACATGCATTGGATGGCTGGGGCTCTTATCGGCGCGATTGGTGCGTTTCTTCTGGGCGTCATCGGCGCGCTCTGCGGCCTTGTCCTGATCTTCGCAAAGATCATGCTGGCCTTCATGATCGGCATCGCCCCCATCATGATCGCGCTTTCGCTGTTCGACGTCAGCAAGGACTATTTCCACCGCTGGCTATCGAGCACAGTGTCCTACGCGCTCTACCCTCTCGTGATCGCAGGTGTGTTTTCAACGGTCGTCGGGATGTCGCGCTCGCTGATGACCGAACTCGGAGATCCGTCCGGCGCAAGCAACATCGGCGCGCTGGTGCCCTTCTTCATGATGATATTCCTCGCAGGCGGCATGATCATCGCCACCCCGCTGATCGTCCGTTCAATCTCGGGCAATTTCATGATGGTCGGGCCGCCAAGCATTCCCGGTCCTGGCGGGTTCGCCAAGGGCTTGATCGGAACCAAAGGCTCGCGGGCACGGGCGCGGTTTGGGACCAGGTCGAATGCGGAGATTGCAGGGGCCGGGATACGGCAAGCGGGTGGTGCAGGTGTTTCGATGGTTCAGAGAGTGGCGGAACGGACCAAGCGGTTGGTGTGA
- a CDS encoding DUF262 domain-containing protein, which translates to MKNKLLRRKENKNASDSHMDQTNNDKIEEPEGVDDPLDVGWADYPLDAVFVRSEPRTVGDVVDRIRRERYILDPDFQRDFVWSNPKQSKLIESCIMRIPLPVFYVAEAKDGRIIVVDGLQRLTTFYRFINDQFRLTSLGAKESDSDHPLEGKLFKELPVSLQERVLDTPLTMYILDAKAPERARLDIFERVNSGEPLTRQQMRNALYNGPATVWLKKAAESPIFRNATGRSLNARTMRDREAINRFCAFKLLTTSDYRGDMDTFLAKGLAALATLSDVERNELHTQFENSMSLNQEIFKEHAFRKSLANGPAATRSVINISLFEVCAVTMAELGSLDEMRKNLLRDKIIRLLGDEKFVTAITYSTNSSTQVRARFGMMEGAVADLQEAEL; encoded by the coding sequence ATGAAAAACAAGTTACTACGAAGGAAAGAGAACAAGAATGCGAGCGACTCCCATATGGATCAAACAAACAACGACAAAATTGAGGAACCAGAGGGCGTAGACGACCCACTTGATGTTGGGTGGGCAGATTACCCGCTGGACGCCGTATTCGTACGCTCTGAACCGCGGACAGTAGGTGACGTTGTCGATCGCATCCGTCGCGAGCGCTATATCCTCGATCCAGACTTTCAGCGTGATTTTGTTTGGTCAAACCCTAAGCAGTCAAAGCTGATTGAAAGCTGTATTATGCGTATACCTTTGCCAGTCTTTTATGTCGCTGAGGCTAAAGACGGAAGGATCATTGTAGTCGATGGACTGCAGCGCCTAACGACCTTCTACCGGTTTATCAACGATCAGTTTCGACTAACGAGCCTTGGCGCGAAAGAAAGTGATTCCGATCACCCACTAGAAGGAAAACTATTCAAAGAACTTCCAGTATCGCTTCAGGAGCGTGTTTTGGACACGCCCCTCACAATGTATATTCTTGATGCCAAAGCGCCAGAACGAGCACGACTTGATATTTTCGAAAGGGTCAATAGCGGTGAGCCACTAACCCGACAGCAGATGCGAAATGCGCTGTATAACGGGCCTGCGACGGTATGGCTCAAGAAAGCAGCGGAAAGCCCGATCTTCCGGAATGCGACAGGGCGTTCATTAAATGCTCGAACAATGCGGGATCGCGAGGCAATCAATCGATTTTGCGCTTTTAAGCTTTTAACGACTAGCGATTATCGTGGCGACATGGACACCTTCTTGGCAAAGGGATTGGCGGCATTGGCCACGCTTAGCGATGTCGAACGAAACGAATTACACACTCAATTTGAAAATTCGATGTCGCTAAATCAAGAGATATTCAAAGAACATGCATTCCGCAAATCGCTTGCGAATGGCCCGGCAGCAACCCGCAGCGTCATTAACATCTCACTATTTGAAGTTTGCGCTGTGACGATGGCTGAGCTTGGCTCACTTGATGAAATGCGGAAAAACCTTCTACGGGATAAGATAATCAGATTGCTAGGCGATGAAAAATTTGTAACCGCCATCACCTATTCAACCAATAGTTCTACACAGGTCCGGGCACGCTTTGGCATGATGGAAGGAGCTGTTGCTGACTTACAAGAGGCTGAATTATGA